The nucleotide window CCTTCTTTTCAAGATCTACAGAGAAAACAGGCATGGTGAAATCGTTGAGGTCAATCAGATTGATTTCTTCATCCTGAAAATCTTTCAGAACAAATTTTACCAGTTCCTTGTTGATAGACGTGGAAGACGTACTTCCTGCAAATGCTAATATTTTCATGGTAATAAATCGGGCTGCAGTTATTTTCTGTTTAAAATAGCCTTAGGAAGCGGAACATATTCGTTTTCGTCACCTGGTACCAATGGAAATGCCTCGTGATTCTGGTCATTCCAGTTTACTTTTGCCTGCTCAATTAATTCTTTATCAGAGTTGACGAAATTCCAGAATATAAAACGCTCTTCATCAAAGGGCTCGCCACCGAAAAGATAAACCGTTCCGTTTTCACTCATATCAAACTCACAAAGCTTGGTGTCTTTAGCGATCATCAGCTGTTTTGAACCATAAGAGTTTCCCTCTGTTGTCACAGTTCCATCCAGAACGTACATTGCCGCTTCTCCGTAAAGATCCTTTCCGATGCTGATTTTCTTAGCTTCTTTGGTTTTAATTTCAAGGAAAAATAACTTGCTGTGTACAGGGACCGGAGAGGTTCTGCCGAATGCTTCACCGGCTATTAATTTATACTGAATGCCATCTTCTTCCCAAACCGGAATATCATCCGCTTCGATATGATGGAAGGTAGGTTCTGATTGCTCAAGGTGCTTTGGAAGTCCTACCCAGATCTGGAATCCGTGCAGTCTTTTATCACTGTGCCTTAAATATTCAGGAGTTCTTTCAGAATGTACCACTCCTTTTCCGGCAGTCATCCAGTTTACTGCACCCGGTTTTATTTCAATAGCACTTCCGATGCTGTCTCTGTGGAAAATAGAGCCTTCCAGCAGATAAGTTAACGTAGATAAACCGATATGAGGATGTGGCGGAACATCAAGATTCTGATAATCTTTCAATTCTGATGGTCCCATATGATCAATAAAAACAAAAGGTCCTACAGCTCTTTTTTCACGGAAAGGAAGAAGTCTTCCTACCAGGAAATTACCGATATCCGCTGCTTTTTCTTCAATGATAAGTCCAATATTTGACATAATGATGTGATACTTTTTTAAATGTTATTTAATTGAATTGATGAAAGTGTTTAGAGTTTGTCATATCCTTCAAATCTCTCATCCACGATACGCTTCCATTCAGGATGCTTTCTGATAAAGGCGAAAACATAAGGACAGAACGGTAGAAGTTTTTTCCCGCTCTCTTCAATATAATTGAGTGTTTTTTCCACTACGGCTGCGGCTGCACCTGTTCCTGCCAGTTCAGCATCTGCCTCAGTATGAATTAAAGAGATCTGGTGCATAGTCTCACGATAATCAATAAATGCGTGATACCCGTTGACTTCTATTTCAAATCTTTTTTCTGCTTTTACAAGAGGTATATTTTCAAATTCAGGTTTCATAATTTTTTGCATTAAAGGATTCTGTTTCCAAATAGGATAAACAGAACATATTCATGATAATAGCTAAACCTTACAGGTTTCTGAAACCCGTAAGGTTTGCCATCATATAAAGTTAATAAAAAAGGAATAATTAAAGATTACGATAAATTTAATTCTTTTAATCTTCCAGATATCCGAATTTTCCGGTATTGAAATCCTCGAAAGCCTGCATGATTTCCTCCCTGGAATTCATAACAAAAGGACCATGAGGATAAATCGGTTCGTTGATAGGCTCACCACTGATGATCAGAACAACAGCGTCTTCTTTTGCTTCAATGTTAAATGTTTCCCCTTCATTCTTGAACAGGATAAAATGATCCTGTTTAACTCTTTCCTCGCCATTAATAATAACACTTCCTTCAATAACCAGAGCAGCTGTATTGAAATGAGCAGGGAAATTAAAATCAGCTTTTCCTCCTGATTTAAGTTTGGCATTCATCATGTGAACCGGTGTGAATGTACTGGCGGGCCCTTTGTGACCATCATATTCTCCGGCAATCACTTCTACAAAACCATTATCACCTAGATCTACTTTTTCCATCTTAGAGTTTTCAATAGCCTGATATTTTGGACAGCTCATTTTGTCTTTCGCCGGAAGATTCACCCAAAGCTGAACCATCTGGAAAATTCCTCCTTCTTTTGCCCATTCTGTTTCATGATATTCTTTATGAAGAACTCCTTTAGCGGCAGTCATCCACTGAACATCACCTTCTCCGATAACACCGCCGCCGCCAGCGCTGTCGTGGTGCTCTACTTTTCCGCTGTATGCTATTGTTACGGTTTCAAAACCTCTGTGTGGATGTACGCCAACACCTCTTGGTCTGTCTGATCCGTTAAAGTGAAACTTTGAATTGTAATCCAGCATAATGAACGGATCCATTCTTTTCATATCCAATCCAGGTACTCCCGGAATGAAATTATGAACCCTGAATCCATCGCCTACAAAATGCGCAGGTTTTGGAGATACTACGATTTCTATTTTTTTAGTTGCCATCACATTGTTGATTTATGTAAACAAAATTACCATAGTTACCTGTGAAAAGCATTGATCTGTGTTAAGTTCGTGAGAGGGGAAAGCGAAGTGGAAAAACTTCGAATCGCAAAATGGCAAAACTGCAAATGAGCAGAACTGCTCTGCATTATGTTTCACTATTTCGCCCTTTTGCGATTTTACTTTTTTACCTTTTAGCCTTTTACTATTTCCCTTACAATTATTCCTCCTTCGACTTCATATTCTTCCCGTCCGAAATATGCAGTCTCCTGAACACGAATCCCGATAAAATCGTTAATATCCCTACTGTAAGAAAAGTTAACCGGAATGCATTATGGATTTCTCCCTTGATGAGATCTGTGTTTTCATACAGCTTTAAAACAATCAGCCCGAAGGCTATTCCAAAGCCTATTGCCAGCTGTTGATTGACAGAGAGTAAAGAGTTTCCGCTACTGGTCTGAAAGTTCCGGAGATCTGCAATGGAAATGGTGTTCATGGAAGTGAACTGGATAGAGTTGAAAAAACCTAATATCGCGATGATTGGAACAAACCAGTACAGAGAAGTATGGATATCGGGAATGGCAAGCAGACAGATCAGAGTTCCGATAATGAACGTATTGATCATTAAAGTCTGACGATAGCCGTATTTATCTAAAATTTTAATCACATATGATTTCCCGAAGATCGCAGTTAAAGCCATAGGAGCAATGATCCAGCCTGAAGTTACTGCAGACTGTTTATAGGCAATCTGAATCATCAATGGCAGCAATAACGGAACGGAGCTGATTCCTAATCTGGTGGCAAGGTTTCCTACGATACCTACCCGGAAAGTCCTTACCTGAAACAGGTTTAAAGGGAAGATAGGATTTCCTCCTCTTTTGGCATGTTTGTAATAATAATACAGGAAAAGAAATCCCATAATAAATACAAGTAAAACAGGAGTAATATTTTGTATGTCTCCAAAAAGTTCCAATGAAACAGAAAGCAGGAGAGAGGCTGCTGCAAAAATCAGGAAACCTTTTAAATCAAAATCTACATCATCAGATTTATAGTCAGGCATGAATTTTAATCCCAAAAGAATTCCCAGAAGGCCAATCGGGATATTAATAAGAAATATCCAGTGCCACGAAAGATAATCTACCATATAGCCCCAACCAAAGGACCAAGTACGGGCCCGATAAGTGCAGGAATGATCGCAAAGTTCATTGCTTTGAGAAGTTCATTTTTATCAAAGGTCTTGATAAGTGCAAGTTTCCCTACAGGAGTCATCAAACTTCCTCCAACTCCCTGGATAACTCTTGAAATAACGAGATGAGTAAGGTTTTGAGATAATGAACAAAAGAGCGAACCCAGACTGAATAATATCAAAGAAAATATAAACACTTTTTTTGTCCCAAACCGGTCTGCAAGAAATCCGCTGGCCGGCATGAAAACTGCCAGGGTCAGAACGTAGCTGATAATGGCATTCTGCATATTGAGTGGTGACTCATTCAGATCTTTTGCAATTGCGGGTAGGGAAGTATTCAGAATTGTGGAATCCAGCATTTGCATAAAAATAGCAGTAGCCAGAATTAAGGGAAGTATTTTTTTTACGGATGTCTGTGGTGTATTTGCTTCTGTCATTTTGTACCGGCTGGGTTATAAAAAACTCCCAGACTTATTTGATTTGAAGAACCACTTGCTTTAAGCGGTTTGATCCTTAGATAAAGAAATCCATATAAAATTAAAAAAGTCCTGTGAAATTTCACAGGACTTTTTTAATTATTTTCTAGGTTTTTCTACTCCTTTCCATTCATCACCGGCTTTTCTGTACTGGCTTAAAGTGAAAGTTTTGAAATCCTTTGTTTTGTATTCGATGTTATCTGTATTCTGCTCAAACGGCATGATATAATAGTATTCAATATCTGTTTTATCAGATTTGTTCCCTTTTTTTACAGTAGGAACATACTTTGAAAATTTATAATTGGGAAGATATTGTCTTAATCTGGTATAAAAAGCTTTGTCCTCTTTTTCATTAGGAATGATGTCTACAATATTCAGATCGTCCTTTTTCTTGTCAATCCAAAGATAATATGTTTTTTCCTCTCCGATGTTTCTGTTATAAGAATTGAAAGCAAATAATTCCTTAGGCACGAGTTCCTTGATTTTTTCCGGATCAACCTTAGTATAATACTGGCCTTTTGAAGGATCTACATACGTCTCAAGGTTGTACATTAAAACAGAATTGTTTTCAAATTTTTTATTTTTAAAATATTGATTTAAAGATAATTCTGCTGTTGCTCTAAGCTCTTTTCCTCTGGCATCCAGTTTTTTTGTCGGATTCTGAGGGTTGACATATTTTACAAATTCGTATAAAACAACAGGTTTTATATCTTTAAGATGAGGATACGTTTTCAGCTGCTCTGCCTTTACAAGCCAATAATATTGTTGATAGTAGTCATCTTTATCCTGGTCTTTCACACTCTTGTAAGCCAAAGCAAGCTTCTTTGAATTCAGATATTTGCCATATTTTCCTTGTCCAAAAGCGAAACTTATGGCTAATAAGGCAAATAAAACAGTAAGGTTTCTTCTCATTTTTTTATAATTGATATTTTCGTTTTCCAAATATAATTATTTATTAGATATTATTTTGGATTGTGAGTTAAATTATGCCATATTGTTATTGTTAATTCAAGAAAAAATCCTGTATTGCTACAGGATTGATAAATTATAACAGAGAGAGTTATAGGTTTGAATAAAAAAAATATATATTTTAATTAGTGAATTAATATTATTGGCAAGGTTAAATAAACGCTATGGTCGCAAGGTTTATATTTTAATCCCATATATTTTGTTCGCAAGGGCACTTCATTCAGCGAGGATATCGGTTTGTCTGTTGCTAAGTGAAACGCCTTTGCGATCGCTCTTAAACACTAATGGAAATATCTTAGCGTACTCTGCGTTAAAATATCCCGAAACAAATAACATAATCTAATACGACGTTTCATGTACCTTCACCGCTCTTCCGCTTGGATCATTCATTTTTTTGAAGGCTTCATCCCATTCCAAAGCAATAGGAGTGGAGCATGCCACAGATGGAACGGATGGAACAGTTGCTGCAGCAGTTTCACTTGGGAAATGTTCTTCAAAAATAGTTCTGTATCTGTACTCTTCTTTGTTCTGAGGGGTATTCAATGGAAATCTGAATCTTGCATTCGCCATCATTTCATCTGTTACTTCTTTTTCAGCAACCTCTTTTAAAGTATCGATCCATGAATATCCCACACCATCAGAGAACTGTTCTTTCTGTCTCCAGACGATAGAATCAGGAAGAATATCTTCGAAAGCTTTTCTCAATACCCACTTTTCAATTTTTCCTTCTGCCGTGCTGATCATTTTATCTTTTGGATTAATCGTCATGGCAATATCCATGAATTCTTTATCAAGGAAAGGGACTCTTCCTTCAATTCCCCAGCTCATTAATGCTTTGTTAGCCCTCAGGCAATCGTAAAGGTGAAGTTTACCAAGCTTTCTTACTGTCTCGTCATGGAATTCTCTTGCATCAGGTGCTTTGTGGAAATATAAATAGCCACCGAAAAGTTCATCGGAACCTTCTCCTGAAAGAACCATTTTAATTCCCATAGACTTGATCACTCTTGCCAGAAGATACATCGGGGTGGATGCTCTGATGGTTGTTACATCATAGGTTTCAAGGTGGTAAATGACGTCACGTACAGCATCCAGTCCTTCCTGTACGGTAAAGTTAACTTCATGGTGAACAGATCCGATGTGTTCTGCTGCTTTCTGAGCCGCTGCCAGATCGGGAGAACCTACAAGTCCTACGGCAAAACTGTGAAGTCTTGGGTACCAGGCTTCCTGGGTATCACCACTTTCAATTCTCTGGCGTGCAAACTTTGCTGTAATGGCTGAAATGACAGATGAATCCAAACCTCCGGAAAGAAGAACTCCGTAAGGGACATCACTCATCAGTTGTCTGTGTACAGCATCTTCAAGGCCTTTTCTCAATTTTGCAATATCCGTTTCGTTTTCTTTTACATGATCAAAACTTTCCCAGTCCCTTTTATACCATTGCTGAAGTTCAGCGCCGTCTTTGCTGTACACAAAATGCCCAGGTAAGAACGTTTCTATTTTTTTACAAACTCCTTCAAGAGCTTTCAGTTCAGAAGCGACATAATAGTTTCCGTTTTTGTCCCAGCCCTGATAAAGCGGACAGATTCCCATATGGTCACGGGCAATCAGGTAAACGTCATTTTCAGTGTCATATAAAGCAAAAGCAAAAATTCCGTTCAGTTTTTCAACGAAATTTTTTCCGTATTTTTTGTAAAGAGCCAGGATTACTTCACAGTCAGACTGGGTCTGAAATTCATAATCAGGAAACTCTTCTTTTAATTCTCTATGGTTGTAGATTTCACCGTTTACAGCTAATACTACTTTTCCGTCTTTGGTAAATAAAGGTTGTTTTCCGGATGTAGGATCTACAATGGCAAGCCTTTCATGAGAGAAAACTACTTTTTCGTCCTGAAAAACTCCACTCCAATCCGGTCCTCTGTGACGGATTTTTTTTGACATTTCCAAAACCTGGGGTCTTAATACATCAGTTTTCTGTTTGGCGTCAAATAAACATACAATTCCACACATAATTTTTATTATTTATGGGACAAAAGTAGAAGTGATGTTTATAAATAACAATAAAAAAAGTTTAAATGTGTAAAATTTTATCAAATTAATATTTTTAAGTTAAAAACATTAACTATTTTTTGAAATTAGCAGGTGTTTGATTAATTTTTTTCGTTGAGGTAAATTAATGTCACCCTTATACGAAATAAAAATGACATATTTATTAATCTATGGTAATTAATTATATGAATTTTACTCCTTACTTTGTGGCTCGAAATAATTTTTTTTCATCATTTGTGTTTTTACCTTCTTGCAATTCTCATGCAAGAAGGTTTTGTTTTTATTGGATCCCCAATAATGTTCCTGAAACATTCCATGAGCTGAAGCTTGTTCCTTCAGTTGGTCCCTGCGGAATTTTTACCTGTATCGTATGCTTACCTGCTTTCAGATCTCCAAGAGAGATGAAATTAGGATTGGTAACTGTTCCCGGACACCAGTTTGATCTGCTGAGGTCTGATGAAGAAAGTCCGTCCTGGAAATTTCCTGAAGCCGGATTATATAAACGATACGAACCGCAATCTGTTCTCCATGGAATGAATGAAAATACCGGCTTTCCATCCATAAAGACAGAATTGGTTTTTGGGACGAATTCGTCTCCGTTTTCCCAGCCTCCGTGACCGGTGGTGGTATATCTCAGCTGTGCGTTTTTCAGATCT belongs to Chryseobacterium gleum and includes:
- a CDS encoding pirin family protein, whose translation is MSNIGLIIEEKAADIGNFLVGRLLPFREKRAVGPFVFIDHMGPSELKDYQNLDVPPHPHIGLSTLTYLLEGSIFHRDSIGSAIEIKPGAVNWMTAGKGVVHSERTPEYLRHSDKRLHGFQIWVGLPKHLEQSEPTFHHIEADDIPVWEEDGIQYKLIAGEAFGRTSPVPVHSKLFFLEIKTKEAKKISIGKDLYGEAAMYVLDGTVTTEGNSYGSKQLMIAKDTKLCEFDMSENGTVYLFGGEPFDEERFIFWNFVNSDKELIEQAKVNWNDQNHEAFPLVPGDENEYVPLPKAILNRK
- a CDS encoding GNAT family N-acetyltransferase; translation: MKPEFENIPLVKAEKRFEIEVNGYHAFIDYRETMHQISLIHTEADAELAGTGAAAAVVEKTLNYIEESGKKLLPFCPYVFAFIRKHPEWKRIVDERFEGYDKL
- a CDS encoding pirin family protein; its protein translation is MATKKIEIVVSPKPAHFVGDGFRVHNFIPGVPGLDMKRMDPFIMLDYNSKFHFNGSDRPRGVGVHPHRGFETVTIAYSGKVEHHDSAGGGGVIGEGDVQWMTAAKGVLHKEYHETEWAKEGGIFQMVQLWVNLPAKDKMSCPKYQAIENSKMEKVDLGDNGFVEVIAGEYDGHKGPASTFTPVHMMNAKLKSGGKADFNFPAHFNTAALVIEGSVIINGEERVKQDHFILFKNEGETFNIEAKEDAVVLIISGEPINEPIYPHGPFVMNSREEIMQAFEDFNTGKFGYLED
- the asnB gene encoding asparagine synthase B, whose translation is MCGIVCLFDAKQKTDVLRPQVLEMSKKIRHRGPDWSGVFQDEKVVFSHERLAIVDPTSGKQPLFTKDGKVVLAVNGEIYNHRELKEEFPDYEFQTQSDCEVILALYKKYGKNFVEKLNGIFAFALYDTENDVYLIARDHMGICPLYQGWDKNGNYYVASELKALEGVCKKIETFLPGHFVYSKDGAELQQWYKRDWESFDHVKENETDIAKLRKGLEDAVHRQLMSDVPYGVLLSGGLDSSVISAITAKFARQRIESGDTQEAWYPRLHSFAVGLVGSPDLAAAQKAAEHIGSVHHEVNFTVQEGLDAVRDVIYHLETYDVTTIRASTPMYLLARVIKSMGIKMVLSGEGSDELFGGYLYFHKAPDAREFHDETVRKLGKLHLYDCLRANKALMSWGIEGRVPFLDKEFMDIAMTINPKDKMISTAEGKIEKWVLRKAFEDILPDSIVWRQKEQFSDGVGYSWIDTLKEVAEKEVTDEMMANARFRFPLNTPQNKEEYRYRTIFEEHFPSETAAATVPSVPSVACSTPIALEWDEAFKKMNDPSGRAVKVHETSY